One window from the genome of Amycolatopsis sp. NBC_01480 encodes:
- the thrC gene encoding threonine synthase, with protein sequence MSGWPGIIEAYRDRIPVPDGAKVVTLGEGNTPLLPAPHLSGLTGTTVYLKVEGANPTGSFKDRGMTVAITHALASGLKAVICASTGNTSASAAAYAARAGLTCAVLVPQGKIAMGKLAQAVLHGARILQVDGNFDDCLELARKTAADYPVTLVNSVNPVRIAGQKTAAFEICDVLGQAPDIHCLPVGNAGNITAYWAGYSEYAADGVVKNTPRMFGFQAAGAAPLVHGEPVSEPDTIATAIRIGSPASWAGAVTAKESSGGLFEAVTDEKILEAYRLLASREGVFVEPASATSVAGLLATAADGRLPKGATVVCTVTGHGLKDPATALEGNVEVEPLAVDPSAVAAALELR encoded by the coding sequence ATGAGCGGCTGGCCGGGGATCATCGAGGCGTACCGCGACCGGATTCCCGTTCCGGACGGCGCGAAAGTGGTGACGCTCGGCGAGGGCAACACGCCGCTGCTGCCGGCCCCGCACCTGTCCGGGCTCACCGGCACGACGGTGTATCTCAAGGTGGAGGGCGCGAACCCGACCGGCTCGTTCAAGGACCGCGGCATGACCGTGGCCATCACGCACGCGCTGGCCAGCGGGCTCAAGGCGGTGATCTGCGCGTCCACCGGCAACACCTCCGCCTCGGCGGCCGCGTATGCCGCGCGCGCCGGGCTCACCTGCGCGGTGCTGGTGCCGCAGGGCAAGATCGCGATGGGCAAGCTCGCCCAGGCCGTGCTGCACGGCGCGCGCATCCTCCAGGTCGACGGCAACTTCGACGACTGCCTGGAGCTGGCCCGCAAGACCGCGGCCGACTACCCGGTGACGCTGGTGAACTCCGTCAACCCGGTGCGCATCGCCGGGCAGAAGACGGCCGCGTTCGAGATCTGCGACGTGCTCGGCCAGGCACCGGACATCCACTGCCTGCCGGTCGGCAACGCCGGCAACATCACCGCGTATTGGGCCGGGTACTCCGAGTACGCCGCCGACGGTGTGGTGAAGAACACGCCGCGGATGTTCGGTTTCCAGGCGGCCGGCGCGGCCCCGCTCGTGCACGGCGAGCCGGTGTCCGAACCGGACACGATCGCGACCGCGATCCGCATCGGCAGCCCCGCGTCGTGGGCCGGCGCGGTGACCGCGAAGGAGTCTTCCGGCGGGCTGTTCGAGGCCGTCACCGACGAGAAGATCCTTGAGGCGTACCGCCTGCTCGCCAGCCGCGAGGGCGTGTTCGTCGAGCCGGCGTCGGCCACCAGCGTCGCGGGCCTGCTCGCCACCGCCGCGGACGGCCGGCTGCCGAAGGGCGCCACCGTCGTCTGCACGGTGACCGGCCACGGGCTCAAGGACCCGGCCACGGCCTTGGAAGGCAACGTCGAGGTCGAGCCGCTGGCGGTGGACCCCTCGGCGGTGGCCGCCGCGCTGGAACTGCGGTGA